From the Acidobacteriota bacterium genome, one window contains:
- a CDS encoding DNA alkylation repair protein produces MPSTLTALQFSRQLKSCGTAEGVKKNQRFFKGAEYAPDNQMLGVPPGQVFQLAKEFSALPLAEIEKLLESPFYEVRLGAVSIMDFQARQKKTAIAHRQALYELYLRRHDRINNWDLVDRAAPYVVGGWLADQPRTVLAKLARSKNPWERRTAIVSTYYFIRQGEVAETFRIAELLLKDQHELVQKALGSWLREAGKQDRQRLLGFLDRHAAVLPRPALRYAIEKLEPQLRAHYLGLKAANQ; encoded by the coding sequence ATGCCCAGTACGCTCACGGCGCTCCAGTTTAGCCGCCAACTCAAAAGCTGCGGTACGGCAGAAGGCGTGAAAAAGAATCAGCGGTTTTTCAAAGGCGCTGAGTACGCCCCGGATAATCAGATGCTGGGCGTGCCACCGGGCCAGGTGTTTCAACTCGCCAAAGAGTTCAGCGCCTTGCCGCTGGCCGAGATCGAAAAGCTGCTGGAAAGTCCGTTTTACGAAGTCCGCCTGGGCGCCGTCAGCATCATGGATTTTCAGGCGCGCCAGAAAAAGACTGCGATCGCGCACCGGCAAGCGCTGTATGAGCTTTATCTGCGCCGCCACGACCGCATCAATAACTGGGATTTGGTGGATCGGGCCGCGCCCTATGTCGTCGGCGGCTGGCTGGCCGATCAACCGCGCACGGTGCTGGCGAAACTGGCGCGTTCAAAAAATCCCTGGGAACGCCGCACCGCCATCGTCAGCACCTACTATTTCATCCGCCAAGGCGAAGTGGCCGAGACCTTTCGCATTGCCGAATTGTTGCTGAAAGACCAACACGAATTGGTTCAAAAAGCGCTGGGCAGTTGGCTACGCGAAGCCGGCAAGCAGGATCGGCAGCGGCTGTTGGGTTTTCTCGACCGGCATGCCGCCGTGCTGCCGCGCCCGGCTTTGCGTTATGCCATCGAAAAGCTTGAGCCGCAGTTGCGCGCGCATTATCTTGGGCTGAAAGCTGCCAACCAATGA
- a CDS encoding VOC family protein — protein MQKITTFLWFDNQAEEAANFYVSLFRNSKIISVARNGEGGPGPASSALLVKFQLEGLEYLALNGGPMFKFNEAVSLHISCETQAEIDELWEKLSEGGAKGRCSWLKDKYGLSWQIDARVLGAMLGDKDPAKAGRVMQAMLQMDKIDIAKLQQAYDGQ, from the coding sequence ATGCAAAAAATTACGACGTTTCTATGGTTCGACAATCAAGCGGAGGAAGCCGCGAATTTCTATGTGTCGCTCTTCCGGAATTCCAAAATCATCAGCGTCGCACGGAATGGCGAAGGTGGCCCTGGCCCGGCGAGTTCGGCGTTGCTCGTGAAATTCCAACTCGAAGGGCTGGAATACCTCGCGCTCAATGGCGGCCCCATGTTCAAATTCAACGAAGCCGTTTCGCTGCATATCAGTTGCGAGACGCAGGCGGAGATTGACGAACTGTGGGAGAAGCTTTCTGAAGGCGGCGCAAAAGGCCGTTGCAGTTGGCTCAAAGACAAATACGGCCTGTCGTGGCAGATTGACGCGCGGGTGCTGGGCGCAATGTTGGGTGACAAAGACCCCGCGAAAGCCGGGCGCGTGATGCAGGCGATGCTGCAAATGGACAAGATTGACATCGCCAAATTGCAGCAGGCGTATGACGGACAATAG
- a CDS encoding VOC family protein — MQIKLASVTVADQAQALEFYTSKLGFVKKNDIPMGPFRWLTVTAPEGVEGVELVLEPLGFPPAQIYQKALFDAGIPATAFITSDIQAEYQRLKDLGVTFRGEPKSMGPVTVVVFEDTCGNLINLVQTDG; from the coding sequence ATGCAAATCAAATTAGCCAGCGTCACGGTCGCCGATCAGGCACAGGCGCTGGAGTTTTATACAAGCAAGCTGGGCTTCGTGAAAAAAAACGATATTCCGATGGGGCCGTTCCGCTGGCTGACCGTCACCGCGCCCGAAGGCGTCGAAGGCGTTGAACTCGTGCTCGAACCGCTGGGTTTCCCACCCGCGCAAATTTATCAAAAAGCCTTGTTCGACGCGGGCATCCCGGCGACAGCCTTTATCACCAGTGACATTCAGGCGGAATACCAGCGGCTCAAAGACCTGGGCGTGACCTTTCGTGGCGAGCCTAAAAGTATGGGGCCGGTTACCGTCGTGGTTTTTGAAGACACCTGCGGCAATCTCATCAACCTGGTGCAAACCGACGGTTAA
- a CDS encoding DinB family protein, whose product MKLRDSLLAEFEHEAQTTRRHLERLPDDKLDWRPHPKSFAARALVSHILECVRWGEAIFKQDEYVFDPATYNHYQITSVADLLQTFDADAANCQRALAAVTEAALTQTWRMKVGGRTVVERTKMDVFRDFTLSHLIHHRGQLSVYLRLLDVAVPGSYGPSADEKF is encoded by the coding sequence ATGAAACTGAGAGATTCATTGCTAGCCGAGTTTGAACACGAAGCGCAGACGACGCGCAGGCATTTGGAGCGGTTGCCGGATGACAAGCTGGACTGGCGGCCTCATCCAAAGTCGTTTGCGGCTCGGGCGCTGGTCTCGCACATCCTTGAATGCGTGCGTTGGGGCGAGGCGATCTTCAAGCAGGATGAATACGTCTTCGACCCGGCCACTTACAACCATTACCAGATAACGTCCGTCGCCGACTTGCTGCAAACCTTCGATGCGGACGCTGCCAACTGCCAACGCGCGCTGGCCGCTGTGACCGAAGCGGCGCTGACGCAAACCTGGCGCATGAAAGTGGGGGGCCGGACGGTGGTCGAACGAACTAAGATGGACGTTTTTCGGGACTTCACGCTGAGTCACCTGATTCATCATCGCGGGCAGTTGTCGGTTTACCTGCGCCTGCTGGATGTCGCCGTCCCCGGTTCGTATGGGCCGAGCGCCGACGAAAAATTCTGA
- a CDS encoding DoxX family protein — MLWGGYLLSILPALLLFFSAAMKLLKNPQAIQGFAQLGYPAHAATSIGILEAACTVLYLIPRTSVLGAILLAGYMGGATATHLRVGEPFFVQVLVGVLLWGGLYLRDERLRALLPLRS, encoded by the coding sequence ATGCTCTGGGGCGGTTATCTACTGAGCATTTTGCCTGCCTTGTTATTGTTTTTCAGCGCCGCGATGAAATTGCTGAAAAATCCGCAAGCCATCCAAGGGTTCGCGCAATTAGGTTATCCGGCACATGCCGCAACCAGCATTGGCATCCTCGAAGCGGCTTGCACGGTGCTTTATCTCATCCCGCGCACGTCCGTGTTAGGCGCGATTCTGCTGGCGGGGTATATGGGCGGCGCGACGGCGACGCATTTACGGGTCGGCGAACCCTTCTTCGTACAGGTTTTGGTCGGTGTGCTGCTCTGGGGCGGGCTGTATTTACGAGACGAACGCTTGCGTGCGCTGTTGCCGCTGCGAAGCTGA
- a CDS encoding acetyltransferase has translation MLNKHISHHRWLVLLLLAAATQAASHAYSTVGQAAGLSFIDPTANLNYRQNISLGEHVYVGPFATLRTGSFGGNRYITIGNDSNVQDNTLLDASLGSVTLGDEAIVAHGGTVRGVSDPVSPFGSRRSFPASLGVGGKCPENAKHCPSFVSFNAVVEGATVQMDAMVGALARVGPGVIIPSGLKVLPGKNIATNADVNLTNGKLAPVTEADREFMHGVVEVNLAFAEQYAKMQSSDPDTLTGINLDPGHSDFNPDPNLPTLAGTVTRNASFRNRIIGDVRLKNTAAELNSVMGQRISLRADEGEPFKVGSIALMEDGVTFHALEHTHLDLGDKGSYGFRSIVHGGPTEFEDYTITGANFVLGARSLFFRSRIGANSQVGQRSVVQQCDFPANTIIGDRKIMLENKEFGVVEW, from the coding sequence ATGTTGAACAAACACATTTCGCACCATCGTTGGCTGGTCTTGCTGTTGCTAGCCGCCGCAACGCAAGCCGCAAGTCATGCGTACAGCACCGTCGGTCAGGCAGCAGGGCTAAGCTTTATTGACCCCACGGCCAATCTCAACTACCGCCAGAACATTTCGCTGGGCGAGCATGTCTATGTCGGCCCGTTCGCCACGTTGCGCACCGGTTCGTTCGGCGGCAACCGTTACATCACGATCGGCAACGATAGCAACGTGCAAGACAACACCTTGCTCGACGCCAGTCTCGGCTCGGTCACGCTGGGCGATGAGGCCATCGTGGCGCACGGCGGCACTGTCCGTGGCGTCAGCGATCCGGTCTCGCCTTTTGGTTCACGCCGCAGCTTCCCCGCCAGTCTTGGCGTGGGCGGGAAATGCCCTGAGAACGCGAAACATTGCCCGTCCTTCGTCAGCTTTAACGCCGTGGTCGAAGGCGCGACGGTGCAGATGGATGCGATGGTCGGCGCGCTCGCCCGCGTCGGCCCCGGCGTCATCATTCCATCCGGGTTGAAAGTGCTGCCCGGTAAAAACATCGCCACCAACGCCGATGTGAATTTGACCAATGGCAAACTCGCGCCCGTCACCGAGGCTGACCGCGAATTCATGCACGGCGTGGTCGAGGTCAACCTCGCCTTTGCCGAGCAATACGCCAAGATGCAAAGCAGCGATCCCGACACGCTGACCGGCATCAACCTCGATCCCGGCCATTCGGATTTCAATCCCGATCCCAATCTGCCGACGCTCGCCGGGACGGTCACGCGCAATGCCAGCTTCCGCAACCGCATCATCGGCGATGTGCGTTTGAAAAATACCGCCGCCGAACTCAACAGCGTGATGGGCCAGCGCATCTCGTTGCGGGCCGACGAAGGCGAGCCTTTCAAAGTCGGCAGCATCGCGCTGATGGAAGATGGCGTGACCTTCCACGCACTGGAACACACGCATCTGGATTTGGGGGACAAAGGCAGCTACGGCTTCCGCAGCATCGTGCACGGCGGGCCGACTGAGTTTGAGGATTACACCATCACGGGGGCCAATTTCGTGCTGGGCGCGCGCTCGCTCTTCTTCCGCTCGCGCATCGGCGCAAACAGCCAGGTCGGCCAGCGCAGTGTGGTTCAACAATGCGACTTCCCCGCCAACACTATCATCGGCGACCGCAAGATCATGCTCGAAAACAAAGAATTCGGTGTGGTCGAATGGTAG
- a CDS encoding VOC family protein has translation MATKIFVNLPVKDLQKSIEFYTKLGYTFNPQFSGETATCMIISEDIYAMLGTHAILKSFTKKEICDTTKYTSALISLSCESRAQVDELVAKAIAAGGSTSSEPTDHGFMYSHDYEDLDGNGWGLFWMDPSAIQ, from the coding sequence ATGGCTACGAAAATTTTTGTGAACCTGCCGGTCAAGGACCTGCAAAAATCCATCGAGTTTTACACCAAGCTCGGTTACACCTTCAATCCGCAATTCAGCGGCGAGACGGCGACATGCATGATTATCAGCGAAGACATTTACGCGATGTTGGGGACGCACGCAATACTCAAATCGTTCACGAAGAAAGAAATCTGTGACACGACGAAATACACCAGCGCGCTGATCAGCCTTTCATGCGAAAGCCGCGCGCAAGTGGATGAACTCGTCGCCAAGGCTATCGCGGCAGGCGGCTCGACTTCCAGCGAGCCGACGGATCACGGCTTTATGTACTCGCACGATTATGAAGACTTGGACGGCAATGGTTGGGGACTGTTCTGGATGGATCCGAGCGCGATTCAATAA